In a single window of the Flavivirga spongiicola genome:
- a CDS encoding glycoside hydrolase family 3 N-terminal domain-containing protein: protein MYRIFFTVISFFTIFSALSQAAKNPLLTDDAEAQQKWADSIYESMTLAEKVGQLYMVQVMSDQDVTSKSKIIQLIKDYHIGGIIYSNGGPVRQAKLNNELQSFSKTPLLVGMDAEWGLSMRLDSTYAFPWNMTLGAIKDNDLIEQTGRKIGEHCKRLGVHFNFAPVVDINTNPKNPIIGNRSFGEDRDNVTEKALAFMKGMQEAGVLASAKHFPGHGDTDQDSHERLPTISFNEKRIDSIELYPYRKLIIEGLSSVMVAHLNVPNLESRSGYPSSLSKHIVTNVLKDSLGFQGLIFTDALTMKGVSDFGETGDIDLAAFNAGNDVMLMSEDVGIGTAKIIDACNKGDITEERLAHSVKKILKAKYKVGLNNYEPIGLYNLSKDLNRLEDDILYEELIENALTIVKNDKHFMPLRQLETKTIAYVNMGDDSGSAFFNELKKYAKVHHIEAEKLDGLIKKLQVYNTVIVGLHRSNDSPWQKYQFTNKELVWLQEIARTHTVILDAFVKPYALSDLKSIENIEGIVVSYQNSDIAQQKSAQLIFGAIPAKGHLPVSTGTFFKAGEGFNINAIKRLGYTIPERVGMNSQKLKRVDSVAQLAVNHKMTPGIQLLIARKGQVIYNKSFGKHTYKGKNRVGFDDIYDVASLTKILATLPLLMELEENGIVSLDTKLSKILPEYKGSNKEDISIKSMLSHYARLRPWEPFYFRTLDTVTKRPSKKYYRGKKTGKFNVEVTKNLFLRSDYKDSINSIIKDSELLKRLRYRYSDFPYYILKKFIETHYDKTLDKLVQDHFYQSLGANNTLYNPYYKISSKKIVPTEVDDYYRYQKVHGYVHDMGAAMQNGIGGHAGVFSNANDVAKILQMYLQKGYYGGKRYLKPETIDKFNTCYYCAKGNRRGIGFDKPQLGEEGPTCGCISMTSFGHSGFTGTYAWADPEEEIVYIFLANRTYPKAGKNLLLRENIRTEIQRLIYEAIIE from the coding sequence ATGTACCGTATCTTTTTTACAGTAATATCATTTTTTACAATATTTTCTGCGCTTAGTCAAGCGGCCAAAAACCCTTTGTTAACTGATGATGCTGAAGCTCAACAAAAATGGGCGGATAGTATTTATGAATCCATGACTTTAGCTGAAAAAGTAGGACAGTTATATATGGTGCAAGTTATGTCTGATCAAGATGTTACTTCAAAAAGTAAAATTATTCAGCTAATTAAAGATTATCATATTGGCGGCATCATTTATTCAAACGGAGGTCCCGTTAGACAAGCAAAATTGAATAATGAATTACAATCATTTTCTAAAACCCCATTGCTGGTCGGGATGGATGCAGAATGGGGATTGAGCATGCGTTTAGATTCGACCTATGCTTTTCCTTGGAATATGACACTGGGAGCTATAAAAGACAACGATCTTATAGAGCAAACAGGAAGAAAAATAGGAGAACATTGTAAGCGTTTAGGGGTTCATTTTAATTTTGCACCCGTTGTAGATATTAATACCAACCCTAAAAATCCAATAATAGGCAATCGATCTTTTGGAGAAGATAGAGATAATGTTACTGAAAAGGCATTAGCTTTTATGAAAGGTATGCAGGAAGCGGGCGTTTTAGCTAGCGCCAAACATTTTCCTGGTCATGGTGATACAGATCAAGATTCACATGAAAGATTACCAACTATAAGTTTTAATGAAAAGCGTATCGATTCTATAGAGTTGTATCCGTATAGAAAACTCATTATAGAAGGTCTATCTAGCGTCATGGTGGCGCATTTAAATGTACCCAATTTGGAGTCTCGTTCAGGCTACCCATCTTCATTATCAAAGCATATTGTCACCAATGTTTTAAAAGATTCTTTAGGTTTTCAAGGACTTATATTTACAGATGCACTCACGATGAAAGGTGTTTCAGACTTTGGTGAAACCGGAGATATAGATTTGGCCGCTTTTAATGCTGGGAACGATGTTATGTTAATGTCTGAAGATGTAGGTATTGGCACTGCTAAAATTATAGATGCTTGCAATAAAGGTGATATTACAGAAGAACGTTTGGCGCATTCGGTAAAAAAGATATTGAAAGCGAAATATAAAGTAGGTTTAAATAATTATGAACCTATTGGACTATATAATTTGTCTAAAGATTTAAATAGGCTCGAAGATGATATTTTGTATGAAGAATTGATTGAAAATGCTCTTACTATTGTGAAAAACGATAAGCATTTTATGCCTTTAAGGCAATTAGAAACTAAAACTATAGCCTATGTGAATATGGGAGATGACAGTGGTTCGGCATTTTTTAATGAATTAAAAAAATACGCGAAAGTACATCATATAGAAGCTGAAAAGTTAGATGGTTTAATTAAAAAACTTCAAGTATATAATACCGTAATAGTTGGTTTACACCGCTCTAATGATAGTCCGTGGCAGAAGTATCAATTCACTAATAAAGAATTAGTTTGGTTACAAGAAATAGCCCGAACGCATACCGTTATTTTAGATGCTTTTGTTAAACCTTATGCGCTTTCAGACTTAAAAAGTATCGAAAACATTGAAGGTATAGTAGTTAGTTATCAAAATAGTGACATAGCACAGCAAAAATCGGCACAACTTATTTTTGGTGCTATTCCTGCCAAAGGACATTTACCAGTATCTACTGGAACCTTTTTTAAAGCGGGAGAAGGGTTTAATATCAATGCTATTAAAAGATTGGGGTATACTATTCCAGAGCGTGTAGGGATGAATTCTCAAAAATTAAAACGAGTAGATTCAGTTGCACAATTGGCAGTAAATCATAAGATGACACCGGGTATTCAATTATTAATCGCAAGAAAAGGGCAAGTCATTTACAATAAAAGTTTTGGCAAGCATACTTACAAAGGAAAAAATAGAGTAGGGTTTGATGATATTTATGATGTAGCATCTTTAACCAAAATATTAGCAACATTACCATTGCTCATGGAACTTGAAGAGAATGGTATTGTATCATTAGACACTAAACTTTCAAAAATATTACCAGAATATAAAGGCTCAAATAAGGAAGATATATCCATTAAAAGTATGTTATCGCATTATGCTCGATTAAGACCATGGGAGCCATTTTATTTTCGTACTTTAGATACTGTTACTAAACGACCAAGTAAAAAATATTATAGAGGCAAAAAAACTGGTAAATTTAATGTAGAAGTCACGAAGAATTTGTTTTTACGCTCTGATTATAAGGATTCTATAAACAGTATTATTAAAGACTCAGAATTGTTAAAAAGACTAAGGTATAGATATAGTGACTTTCCATATTATATTTTAAAGAAATTTATAGAAACTCATTACGACAAAACACTTGATAAATTGGTACAAGATCATTTTTATCAATCATTAGGAGCTAATAATACATTGTACAACCCATATTATAAAATAAGTAGCAAGAAAATCGTTCCAACAGAAGTAGACGATTATTATAGATATCAAAAAGTGCATGGCTATGTACATGATATGGGGGCAGCTATGCAAAATGGTATAGGAGGACATGCTGGTGTTTTTAGTAATGCTAACGATGTGGCCAAAATTTTGCAAATGTATTTACAAAAAGGGTATTATGGGGGTAAACGCTACTTAAAACCGGAAACTATTGATAAATTTAATACTTGCTATTATTGTGCAAAAGGAAATAGAAGAGGGATAGGATTTGATAAGCCACAGTTGGGAGAAGAAGGACCAACTTGTGGTTGCATATCTATGACAAGTTTTGGACATTCGGGTTTTACAGGAACTTATGCGTGGGCTGACCCTGAAGAAGAAATAGTTTATATCTTTTTGGCCAACAGAACCTACCCAAAAGCAGGGAAAAATTTATTGTTAAGGGAGAATATTAGAACTGAAATACAACGCTTAATTTACGAAGCGATAATTGAATAA
- the bshA gene encoding N-acetyl-alpha-D-glucosaminyl L-malate synthase BshA, which produces MKIGIVCYPTFGGSGVVATELGLELSKRGHEVHFITYNQPVRLELLSNNVHYHEVNVPEYPLFHYQPYELALSSKLVDMVRLHKIEILHVHYAIPHAYAAYMAKKMLQEAGIYVPIVTTLHGTDITLVGSHPFYKPAVEFSINKSDAVTAVSQSLKDDTLRLFDIKSDINVVPNFIDLDKYKHSFTDCQRVMMAHDNERIITHISNLRPVKRAQDVISVFYNIQKEMPAKLMLVGEGPEREKIELRCQELGILDKVIFFGKSNEIDKILCFSDLFLLPSQTESFGLAALEAMASCVPVISSNTGGIPEVNIHGVSGFLSDAGDVEDMTKNALYILSDEKRLQTFKDNARKEALKFDLHAIVPQYEAIYEDTLAKCLVL; this is translated from the coding sequence ATGAAAATAGGAATTGTTTGCTACCCAACATTTGGAGGAAGTGGTGTCGTTGCCACAGAACTTGGTTTAGAATTGTCTAAACGTGGGCATGAAGTCCATTTTATTACATATAACCAACCCGTACGATTGGAGTTGTTAAGTAACAATGTACACTACCATGAGGTAAATGTTCCAGAATACCCTTTGTTTCACTATCAACCATACGAGTTGGCTTTATCTAGTAAATTAGTAGATATGGTGAGGCTTCATAAAATAGAAATTCTACATGTTCATTATGCTATTCCTCATGCTTACGCAGCTTATATGGCTAAAAAAATGCTGCAAGAAGCAGGTATTTATGTACCAATTGTTACAACATTGCACGGTACCGATATTACACTTGTGGGAAGCCACCCATTTTATAAACCGGCGGTGGAATTCAGTATTAATAAATCGGATGCAGTAACGGCAGTATCACAAAGTTTAAAAGACGATACGTTACGATTATTTGATATTAAAAGTGATATTAATGTCGTACCAAATTTTATCGATTTAGATAAATATAAGCACAGTTTTACAGATTGTCAACGTGTAATGATGGCCCATGATAATGAAAGAATAATTACGCATATTAGTAATTTACGCCCGGTAAAACGTGCACAGGACGTTATTTCTGTTTTTTATAATATTCAAAAAGAAATGCCAGCTAAATTAATGCTTGTTGGAGAGGGGCCAGAGCGTGAAAAAATAGAACTACGTTGTCAAGAATTAGGTATTTTAGATAAAGTTATTTTCTTCGGAAAAAGTAATGAAATAGATAAAATATTATGTTTTAGCGATTTGTTCTTACTACCTTCACAAACAGAGAGTTTTGGATTAGCAGCGTTAGAAGCTATGGCTTCTTGTGTTCCAGTTATATCAAGTAATACAGGAGGAATTCCCGAAGTTAACATACACGGGGTGTCCGGGTTTTTAAGTGATGCAGGCGATGTAGAGGATATGACTAAAAATGCACTTTATATTTTGAGCGATGAAAAACGTTTACAGACTTTTAAAGATAATGCAAGAAAAGAAGCTTTAAAATTCGATTTGCATGCTATTGTACCTCAGTATGAAGCTATTTATGAAGATACTTTGGCTAAGTGTCTGGTATTATAA
- a CDS encoding DNA alkylation repair protein → MAELLKNRYNTKFFDRFITSVQEVVPSFNKASFLKEIYDDEWENSALKQRMRCITLVFKNHLSDDFNTNVETILKLIPVIKKNGFKSDNFEFMFFPDFIEVYGIKHYQTSIKAFETITQFVSCEFAVRPFIIKYQDNMIRQMLLWASHKHSSVRRLATEGCRPRLPWAMAIPSLKTNPAPIIPILEKLKSDTSEYVRRSVANNLNDISKDNPETVVNLVKKWEGKTKETNWLVKHASRTLLKQGNTELMTLFGFGAIDKVKIIDFKILTPKVKIGASVEFALKLVNTNNNSSKIRLEYGLYYQKANGSLSRKVFKISEKDYPKNSTTSIKRKQSFKIITTRKFHIGKHQISIIINGKELDTLDFELIQ, encoded by the coding sequence ATGGCAGAATTATTAAAAAACAGATACAATACTAAATTCTTTGATCGCTTTATAACTTCAGTTCAAGAAGTTGTTCCAAGTTTTAATAAGGCATCTTTTTTAAAGGAAATATACGATGATGAATGGGAAAATAGCGCGTTAAAACAACGCATGAGATGTATAACCCTAGTATTTAAAAATCATTTGTCAGATGATTTTAATACGAATGTCGAAACTATATTAAAACTTATTCCCGTAATAAAAAAAAATGGGTTCAAATCAGATAACTTTGAATTCATGTTTTTTCCAGATTTCATAGAAGTTTACGGTATAAAGCATTATCAAACATCGATAAAAGCATTTGAAACGATTACGCAATTTGTCAGTTGTGAATTTGCAGTTAGACCTTTTATAATAAAATATCAGGATAACATGATAAGACAAATGTTGCTTTGGGCAAGCCACAAACACAGTTCGGTTAGACGACTAGCTACAGAAGGTTGTAGACCAAGACTGCCATGGGCTATGGCAATTCCATCATTAAAGACAAACCCTGCTCCTATTATCCCAATTCTTGAGAAATTAAAAAGCGACACTTCTGAATATGTAAGAAGAAGTGTTGCTAATAATTTAAATGACATCTCTAAAGATAATCCAGAAACTGTTGTCAATCTCGTTAAAAAATGGGAAGGAAAAACCAAAGAAACCAATTGGTTAGTTAAGCATGCAAGTAGAACCCTTTTAAAACAAGGTAATACAGAATTAATGACATTATTTGGTTTCGGAGCTATTGATAAAGTTAAGATTATTGATTTTAAAATACTTACACCAAAAGTCAAAATTGGAGCCTCTGTAGAATTCGCACTTAAACTTGTAAATACCAACAATAATTCATCCAAAATCCGATTGGAATATGGACTTTATTATCAAAAAGCGAATGGATCTTTATCTAGAAAGGTATTTAAAATAAGTGAAAAGGACTATCCAAAAAACTCAACCACAAGTATTAAGAGAAAACAATCGTTTAAAATAATCACAACGCGTAAATTTCATATTGGAAAACATCAAATTTCTATAATTATAAATGGAAAAGAGCTCGATACATTAGATTTTGAGCTTATTCAATAA
- a CDS encoding antibiotic biosynthesis monooxygenase family protein: MKKKEDIGTIVLVTAKTKPEYSREEIIKLSKAIDPMVDKFDGYLGRKMTFSNSEPDFLMELVYYTNVKAFEDASEIEMKSETCLKFFGTMIPDPETNKILITSPLIITTPKPGKVKVVELVLFKTKPEFTKTQVVNAAKNINPVLEKHKGYLSRKLSITEDGQWMDVVYWTDLESAENASKHILENKLAQKYFEMIDDSTVEFNHFNVIIDTER, encoded by the coding sequence TTGAAAAAAAAAGAAGACATCGGAACCATTGTTCTTGTCACGGCAAAAACTAAACCTGAATACTCCAGAGAAGAAATAATAAAACTTTCTAAAGCCATTGACCCTATGGTTGATAAGTTTGACGGGTACTTGGGACGTAAAATGACATTTTCAAATAGTGAACCAGACTTCTTGATGGAACTTGTCTATTATACGAATGTTAAAGCCTTTGAAGATGCTTCAGAAATTGAAATGAAAAGCGAAACATGTCTAAAGTTTTTTGGCACCATGATACCAGATCCTGAGACAAATAAAATACTAATTACATCGCCGCTAATCATAACTACACCAAAGCCTGGAAAGGTAAAAGTTGTTGAATTAGTTCTTTTCAAAACAAAGCCTGAATTCACTAAGACACAAGTTGTTAATGCTGCAAAAAACATAAACCCTGTATTGGAAAAACACAAAGGATATCTCTCAAGAAAGCTTTCCATAACTGAGGACGGACAATGGATGGATGTGGTTTATTGGACTGATCTGGAAAGCGCGGAAAATGCATCAAAGCACATTTTAGAGAATAAATTAGCGCAAAAGTATTTTGAAATGATAGATGATAGTACCGTAGAATTCAATCATTTTAATGTGATTATAGATACAGAAAGGTAA
- a CDS encoding nuclear transport factor 2 family protein, with protein sequence MEQSDIIQISKKYPQAFKSMDPNLIDRFFTKNVTKTGFLYDYESSNWTDMTTVGVLDLKNWVTDYNKHDIIPDSEIKIQILDLQEKIAVVKLEMDWAPNKKGCDYLFLIKEDTWLIDKILWQSTL encoded by the coding sequence ATGGAACAAAGTGACATCATTCAAATTTCAAAAAAGTATCCTCAAGCTTTTAAAAGCATGGATCCTAACTTAATTGATCGTTTTTTCACTAAAAACGTCACAAAAACTGGGTTTTTGTATGATTATGAATCTAGTAACTGGACAGATATGACTACTGTTGGGGTTTTAGATCTTAAAAATTGGGTAACGGACTATAATAAACATGATATTATACCAGACTCAGAAATAAAAATTCAAATTCTTGATCTACAAGAAAAAATAGCCGTTGTAAAACTCGAAATGGACTGGGCGCCTAATAAAAAGGGATGCGATTATCTTTTTCTTATAAAAGAGGATACCTGGTTAATTGATAAAATTCTATGGCAAAGTACTCTTTAA
- a CDS encoding helix-turn-helix transcriptional regulator, producing MNRLTRITSILIQLQSKKVVTAKEIADRFEISLRTVYRDIKTLEEAGVPIGSENGIGYFIVDGYSLPPVMITEEEANALIVSEKLISNQGDASLIKDFNSILIKIKSVLRSFEKENIAKLENRIIPSYKKDVFESNWLSQIQKSITNGKVLTISYHSIYKNEETLREIEPLGVYYTDKAWIVIAYCRLRKDIREFRLDRILKINSTSQTFDYQKDFSLSKYFSRFTEPC from the coding sequence ATGAATAGGCTCACCAGAATAACATCCATTCTAATTCAATTACAATCTAAAAAAGTGGTAACAGCCAAAGAGATTGCCGACAGATTTGAAATTAGTTTACGAACTGTTTATAGAGATATTAAAACGCTTGAAGAAGCAGGTGTCCCCATTGGTTCAGAAAATGGCATTGGTTATTTTATTGTTGATGGCTATTCCTTACCACCTGTAATGATTACTGAAGAAGAAGCAAATGCATTAATTGTTTCCGAAAAACTAATTTCTAATCAGGGAGATGCTTCTCTTATAAAAGATTTTAACTCCATACTTATAAAAATCAAGTCCGTTCTCAGGAGTTTCGAAAAGGAAAATATTGCCAAATTGGAAAACAGAATCATACCTTCTTATAAAAAAGATGTATTTGAAAGTAATTGGTTATCTCAAATTCAAAAATCAATTACTAATGGAAAAGTTCTGACTATATCGTATCATTCAATTTATAAGAACGAAGAAACGCTAAGAGAAATTGAACCTTTAGGTGTTTACTATACAGACAAAGCCTGGATAGTGATCGCATATTGCAGGTTAAGAAAAGACATAAGAGAGTTTAGATTAGATAGAATTTTAAAAATAAATTCCACTTCGCAAACCTTTGATTATCAAAAAGATTTCAGCCTTTCTAAATATTTTAGCAGATTTACAGAACCTTGTTGA
- a CDS encoding GNAT family N-acetyltransferase gives MEIKRIDPKQAENLIRELDEYQSKLYPPDSCHLDSIETLQSENAYFYGAFENDEIIAIGSVKIFAKYGELKRIYVPPSQRGKGLAQKIIKELESLLIKKKIFLAKLETGPYSKDAIGLYKKLGYSISGKFGNYKEDPLSTFMEKRLSETDKTIF, from the coding sequence ATGGAAATAAAACGTATAGATCCAAAACAAGCAGAAAACTTAATTAGAGAATTAGACGAATATCAAAGTAAGTTATACCCACCTGATAGTTGCCATCTAGATAGTATCGAAACGCTACAAAGCGAAAATGCTTATTTTTATGGGGCTTTCGAGAATGATGAAATTATAGCCATTGGTTCTGTAAAGATTTTTGCTAAATATGGGGAACTAAAGCGTATTTATGTTCCTCCATCACAAAGAGGAAAAGGTTTAGCACAAAAAATAATTAAGGAGCTTGAATCCTTATTAATTAAAAAGAAAATATTTTTAGCAAAATTAGAGACGGGTCCTTATTCTAAAGACGCCATAGGTTTATACAAAAAGCTTGGTTATTCGATTTCTGGTAAATTTGGTAATTATAAAGAAGATCCATTAAGTACATTTATGGAAAAAAGATTAAGTGAAACCGACAAAACAATTTTTTGA
- a CDS encoding UDP-2,3-diacylglucosamine diphosphatase, translating into MKIKRKIEVAVISDVHLGTYGCHAKHLLTYLNSIEPKKLILNGDIIDIWQFSKRYFPKSHLKVIKKIMDMASNGVDIIYITGNHDEMLRKFSNTTIGNVSIVDKLVLELNGKKAWFFHGDVFDVSIQNAKWLAKLGGYGYDLLTLLNRLINWYLEKRGKERYSLSKKIKNGVKGAIKYINDYEEVISDLAIENGYDYVICGHIHQPKMAYIENKHGKTMYLNSGDWVENFTALEYQFNRWKIYNYNNDKFAPFYVDEDIENLEVKDLIAAITIVEQHEKKSK; encoded by the coding sequence TTGAAAATTAAACGTAAAATAGAAGTCGCAGTAATCTCTGATGTTCATCTTGGAACTTATGGCTGTCATGCTAAACACCTTCTCACTTATTTAAATAGTATTGAACCAAAGAAATTGATTTTAAATGGTGATATTATTGATATATGGCAATTTAGTAAACGTTACTTCCCTAAATCGCATTTAAAAGTTATTAAGAAGATTATGGATATGGCCTCTAATGGTGTTGATATTATTTACATAACTGGAAACCATGACGAAATGTTGCGTAAATTTAGCAATACAACCATTGGTAATGTCTCTATTGTTGATAAGCTTGTTTTAGAATTAAATGGCAAAAAGGCTTGGTTTTTTCATGGGGATGTTTTTGATGTTTCTATACAAAATGCCAAATGGCTTGCTAAACTTGGTGGTTATGGCTACGATTTACTAACTCTTCTTAACCGTTTGATAAATTGGTATTTAGAAAAACGTGGAAAAGAACGCTATTCGTTATCTAAAAAGATAAAGAATGGTGTTAAAGGTGCTATCAAGTATATTAATGATTATGAAGAAGTCATTTCTGACCTGGCCATCGAAAATGGTTATGATTATGTAATCTGTGGACATATACATCAACCAAAGATGGCATATATAGAAAATAAACATGGTAAAACGATGTATTTAAATTCAGGGGATTGGGTTGAAAATTTCACAGCCCTCGAATATCAATTTAATCGTTGGAAAATATACAATTACAATAACGATAAGTTTGCTCCTTTTTATGTCGATGAAGATATAGAAAACCTAGAGGTTAAAGATTTAATTGCTGCCATCACCATTGTAGAACAACACGAAAAAAAGAGTAAATAG
- the aroC gene encoding chorismate synthase, giving the protein MAGNSFGKLFNLTTYGESHGPALGGVIDGCPPGIELDLEAIQNELDRRKPGQSAIVTQRKEPDTVKFHSGIFEGKTTGTSIGFVIENTNQKSHDYTHIKDSYRPSHADYVYDKKYGFRDYRGGGRSSARETACRVVAGAIAKQMLKGIEITAYVSGVGTMKLEKPYTEIDLTKIESNIVRCPDQAMAANMEAYIKEVRSKGDTVGGIVSCVIKNVPVGLGEPVFDKLHAELGKAMLSINAVKGFEYGSGFEGSTMYGSDHNDAFNNDGTTKTNFSGGIQGGISNGMDIYFNVAFKPVATLIQKYETIDKEGNTVEMQGKGRHDPCVVPRAVPIVEAMAALVLADFYLLNKMYN; this is encoded by the coding sequence ATGGCAGGCAATTCTTTTGGAAAACTATTTAATTTAACAACATATGGAGAATCTCATGGACCAGCTTTAGGAGGTGTAATTGATGGGTGCCCTCCTGGAATTGAGTTAGATTTAGAAGCCATTCAAAATGAACTTGATAGAAGAAAACCTGGTCAATCTGCTATAGTGACACAACGAAAAGAACCAGATACAGTTAAATTCCATTCAGGCATTTTTGAAGGTAAAACGACTGGTACTTCAATTGGTTTTGTTATTGAAAATACCAACCAAAAATCTCATGATTACACGCATATAAAAGATAGTTATAGACCAAGTCATGCCGATTATGTATACGATAAGAAATATGGTTTTAGAGACTATCGTGGTGGTGGACGAAGTTCAGCAAGAGAAACCGCATGTCGTGTGGTTGCTGGTGCCATTGCCAAACAAATGCTAAAAGGCATTGAAATTACGGCCTATGTTTCCGGTGTTGGTACTATGAAACTTGAGAAGCCATACACCGAAATAGACTTAACAAAGATAGAATCAAATATTGTAAGATGTCCAGATCAAGCTATGGCAGCAAATATGGAAGCTTACATTAAAGAAGTACGTAGTAAGGGTGATACCGTTGGTGGTATTGTTAGTTGTGTCATTAAAAATGTCCCTGTTGGTTTAGGAGAGCCGGTGTTCGATAAATTACATGCAGAGCTCGGCAAAGCCATGCTTTCCATTAATGCCGTAAAAGGGTTTGAATACGGTAGTGGATTTGAAGGGAGTACGATGTATGGTAGCGATCATAATGATGCATTTAATAACGATGGTACTACAAAAACTAACTTTTCTGGAGGTATTCAAGGCGGTATAAGTAACGGTATGGATATCTATTTTAATGTGGCTTTTAAACCCGTAGCTACACTTATTCAGAAATACGAAACTATAGATAAAGAAGGAAATACTGTCGAAATGCAAGGTAAAGGACGTCACGACCCATGTGTGGTTCCAAGAGCCGTGCCTATTGTAGAAGCGATGGCGGCATTGGTTTTAGCTGATTTTTATTTACTAAATAAAATGTATAATTAG
- a CDS encoding dicarboxylate/amino acid:cation symporter, with protein sequence MKKLALHWKIIIGMVLGIIFGFIMNSVGGKDFVSDWISPFGTIFINLLKLIAVPLILASLIKGISDLKDISKIKTMGLRTIGIYMATTLVAIIIGLSIVNTIKPGEGMSQDTIEKIKSKYASDEGVADKLTKASVQKDAGPLQSLVDIFPSNIFKALGDAKMLQVIFFALFVGICLLLIPEKKAKPLVNFFDSLNEVVMKMVDLIMLFAPYAVFALMANVIIAFDDTEILLKLLNYALCVVGGLMLMIGFYLILVSIYTKKSPMWFLKEISPAQLLAFSTSSSAATLPVTMERVEEHIGVDKEVSGFVLPVGATVNMDGTSLYQGIAAVFIMQVIWPEGLTFTNQLVIIATALLASIGSAAVPSAGMVMLVIVLESIGFPAELLPIGLALIFAVDRPLDMCRTTVNVTGDATVAMMVAKSLGKLHEPKPKEWDDNYEKVKG encoded by the coding sequence ATGAAAAAACTGGCATTACACTGGAAGATTATTATAGGAATGGTTCTTGGAATCATTTTTGGTTTTATTATGAATTCTGTTGGAGGAAAAGATTTTGTAAGCGATTGGATTTCACCATTTGGAACCATTTTTATAAACTTACTTAAGCTTATTGCAGTACCATTAATTTTAGCCTCATTAATAAAAGGGATTTCAGACTTAAAAGATATTTCTAAGATTAAAACGATGGGATTACGTACTATTGGTATATACATGGCTACCACTTTGGTTGCTATAATTATAGGCTTAAGTATCGTGAATACAATAAAGCCAGGAGAGGGTATGTCACAAGATACCATTGAAAAAATTAAATCAAAATATGCGAGTGATGAAGGGGTTGCTGATAAACTTACAAAAGCATCTGTACAAAAAGATGCAGGACCATTACAGTCGCTAGTTGATATTTTTCCAAGTAATATATTTAAAGCATTGGGAGACGCAAAGATGCTTCAGGTCATCTTCTTTGCATTATTTGTTGGTATTTGTTTATTGTTAATTCCTGAAAAAAAGGCAAAACCTTTAGTGAATTTTTTCGATTCGTTAAACGAAGTCGTCATGAAAATGGTGGATTTAATTATGCTTTTTGCGCCTTATGCGGTATTTGCTTTAATGGCTAATGTAATTATCGCTTTTGATGATACCGAAATACTTCTTAAGCTATTAAACTATGCCTTATGTGTTGTTGGAGGCTTAATGTTAATGATTGGTTTTTACCTTATTTTAGTAAGTATTTATACTAAAAAATCGCCTATGTGGTTTTTAAAAGAAATAAGTCCGGCACAGCTATTAGCCTTTTCTACCAGTAGTAGTGCAGCAACCTTACCAGTAACCATGGAGCGTGTAGAAGAACATATTGGTGTAGATAAAGAAGTGTCTGGATTTGTTTTACCAGTTGGAGCTACAGTTAATATGGACGGAACAAGTTTATATCAAGGTATTGCGGCCGTATTTATCATGCAGGTTATTTGGCCAGAGGGCTTGACATTCACGAATCAATTAGTCATAATTGCTACGGCATTATTAGCATCCATAGGTAGTGCAGCAGTGCCAAGTGCAGGTATGGTCATGTTGGTTATCGTTTTGGAATCTATTGGCTTTCCAGCAGAATTATTACCAATAGGATTAGCACTTATTTTTGCAGTGGACAGACCGTTAGATATGTGTAGAACAACTGTGAATGTAACAGGAGATGCTACCGTTGCTATGATGGTTGCCAAATCTTTAGGTAAACTGCATGAACCAAAGCCCAAAGAATGGGATGATAATTATGAAAAAGTGAAAGGATAG